The Nocardioides humi genome includes a region encoding these proteins:
- the disA gene encoding DNA integrity scanning diadenylate cyclase DisA — MVTSADPRLREALASIAPGTPLRDGLERILRGRTGALIVLGQDRLVDSLCTGGFELDVPFTATGLRELAKMDGAIIVDGGVNRIIRAAVHLMPDQSIPSEETGTRHRTADRVAKQTGHPVISVSQSMQIIAAYVGETRHVLEDSGQILSRANQALATLERYKLRLDEVSSTLSALEIEDLVTVRDVAVVAQRLEMVSRIAREIEDYVLELGTDGRLLALQLEELVTGVDTERELVIRDYVPSRRRSRDPLDLLTKLEQLSSTDLVDPSAVARVLGIGTGEHLDGAVAPRGYRLLTKVPRLPTAVIEGLVDHFGTLQKLLSAGIDDLQAVEGVGELRARSVREGLSRLAESTILERYV; from the coding sequence GTGGTCACGTCGGCCGACCCCCGACTCCGCGAGGCCCTCGCGTCCATCGCACCGGGTACGCCCCTGCGCGACGGGCTCGAGCGGATCCTCCGTGGGCGCACCGGCGCGCTGATCGTGCTCGGGCAGGACCGGCTGGTCGACAGCCTGTGCACGGGCGGGTTCGAGCTCGACGTGCCGTTCACCGCCACCGGCCTGCGCGAGCTCGCCAAGATGGACGGCGCGATCATCGTCGACGGCGGCGTCAACCGGATCATCCGGGCGGCCGTGCACCTGATGCCCGACCAGAGCATCCCGTCGGAGGAGACCGGCACCCGCCACCGCACCGCCGACCGGGTCGCCAAGCAGACCGGCCATCCCGTGATCTCGGTGTCGCAGTCGATGCAGATCATCGCCGCGTACGTCGGGGAGACCCGCCACGTGCTCGAGGACTCCGGCCAGATCCTCTCCCGCGCCAACCAGGCGCTGGCGACCCTGGAGCGCTACAAGCTGCGCCTCGACGAGGTCTCCAGCACCCTGTCCGCGCTGGAGATCGAGGACCTGGTGACCGTGCGCGACGTCGCCGTCGTCGCCCAGCGCCTGGAGATGGTCAGCCGGATCGCCCGCGAGATCGAGGACTACGTCCTCGAGCTCGGCACCGACGGCCGCCTGCTCGCGCTCCAGCTCGAGGAGCTGGTGACCGGCGTCGACACCGAGCGCGAGCTGGTCATCCGCGACTACGTCCCCTCCCGCCGCCGCAGCCGCGACCCCCTCGACCTGCTCACCAAGCTGGAGCAGCTCTCCTCCACCGACCTGGTCGACCCCTCGGCCGTCGCCCGGGTGCTCGGCATCGGCACCGGCGAGCACCTCGACGGCGCGGTCGCCCCGCGTGGGTACCGCCTGCTGACCAAGGTCCCGCGCCTGCCCACCGCCGTCATCGAGGGCCTGGTCGACCACTTCGGCACCCTGCAGAAGCTGCTCTCGGCCGGCATCGACGACCTCCAGGCCGTCGAGGGCGTCGGCGAGCTCCGTGCCCGCAGCGTCCGCGAGGGCCTCAGCCGCCTCGCCGAGTCGACCATCCTCGAGCGCTACGTCTGA
- the radA gene encoding DNA repair protein RadA has product MAGSKTRSTYRCGECGWSTARWVGRCGECQAWGSVSEVAVASSGSSSRTTAAPVTHAAVPIGQVSAERAVHHRSGVPELDRVLGGGLVPGAAVLLAGEPGVGKSTLLLEVAARTAAARQRTLYVTGEESAAQVRLRADRTGGIHDQLYLAAETDLGAVLTHIEQVRPSTVVIDSVQTIGASGVDGVPGGVTQVKEVAQALVRMAKSRDITVVMIGHVTKDGAIAGPRVLEHLVDVVLHFEGDRNSRFRMLRAVKNRFGPVDEVGCFDLGPDGIRTVEDPTGIFVERHHGRVPGTCVAVSMEGRRPLLAEVQGLVTLSPAERPRRTTSGVDGSRLAMILAVLQQYCGIRLHQHDVFASTVGGARLSDPGADLALAVAIASAHFVSAPPAGVVALGEIGLSGELRRVRDLPQRLAEAARLGFAMAVVPADPGTAQGVRRTGGERTVDGMRVVEVPDVASALAALHLDRRTKHALEVVE; this is encoded by the coding sequence ATGGCTGGTTCGAAAACACGTTCGACTTACCGCTGCGGCGAGTGCGGCTGGTCCACCGCGCGCTGGGTGGGCCGCTGTGGCGAGTGCCAGGCGTGGGGCTCGGTGTCCGAGGTCGCGGTCGCCTCGTCCGGTTCGTCGAGCCGTACGACGGCCGCGCCCGTCACGCACGCCGCAGTGCCCATCGGCCAGGTCTCGGCGGAGCGGGCCGTCCACCACCGCTCCGGGGTGCCCGAGCTCGATCGGGTCCTCGGCGGCGGGCTGGTGCCCGGCGCCGCGGTCCTCCTCGCCGGCGAGCCCGGCGTCGGCAAGTCGACCCTGCTGCTGGAGGTCGCCGCCCGGACCGCCGCCGCCCGGCAGCGCACGCTCTACGTCACCGGCGAGGAGTCGGCCGCCCAGGTCCGGCTGCGCGCCGACCGCACGGGCGGCATCCACGACCAGCTCTACCTCGCCGCCGAGACCGACCTCGGGGCGGTGCTCACCCACATCGAGCAGGTTCGGCCGAGCACCGTCGTGATCGACTCGGTGCAGACCATCGGCGCCTCGGGGGTCGACGGCGTCCCGGGCGGGGTCACCCAGGTCAAGGAGGTCGCGCAGGCGCTGGTGCGGATGGCGAAGAGCCGCGACATCACCGTCGTGATGATCGGGCACGTCACCAAGGACGGCGCGATCGCCGGGCCGCGGGTGCTGGAGCACCTCGTCGACGTCGTCCTGCACTTCGAGGGCGACCGCAACTCCCGCTTCCGGATGCTCCGCGCGGTCAAGAACCGGTTCGGCCCGGTCGACGAGGTCGGCTGCTTCGACCTCGGCCCCGACGGCATCCGCACCGTCGAGGACCCGACCGGCATCTTCGTCGAGCGCCATCACGGCCGCGTCCCCGGCACGTGCGTCGCCGTCTCCATGGAGGGACGACGCCCGCTGCTCGCCGAGGTGCAGGGCCTGGTGACCCTCTCCCCCGCCGAGCGCCCCCGCCGTACCACCTCGGGCGTCGACGGCTCCCGGCTGGCGATGATCCTCGCCGTGCTCCAGCAGTACTGCGGCATCCGGCTCCACCAGCACGACGTGTTCGCCTCCACCGTCGGCGGCGCCCGGCTCAGCGACCCCGGCGCCGACCTCGCCCTCGCCGTCGCGATCGCCTCCGCCCACTTCGTCAGCGCGCCACCGGCCGGCGTGGTCGCGCTCGGCGAGATCGGGCTCTCCGGCGAGCTGCGCCGGGTCCGCGACCTCCCCCAGCGACTCGCCGAGGCCGCCCGCCTCGGCTTCGCGATGGCCGTGGTCCCCGCCGACCCCGGCACCGCCCAGGGGGTCCGACGCACCGGCGGCGAGCGGACCGTCGACGGCATGCGGGTCGTCGAGGTCCCCGACGTCGCCTCGGCGCTGGCCGCCCTCCACCTCGACCGCCGGACGAAGCACGCCTTGGAGGTGGTCGAGTAG